A single region of the Bicyclus anynana chromosome 14, ilBicAnyn1.1, whole genome shotgun sequence genome encodes:
- the LOC112057901 gene encoding exosome complex component RRP40: MKVSVGDVVLPGDYCEEISPKDEKSRVVIGPGLRKEVDHVYITKAGILKKKNPHTYWIDSYQKRYVPIRGENVIGIVTQKAGDIFRVDIGGSTTAALSFLSFEGATKKNRPELQVGDIIYAKLVIASKDMEPELVCVDSFGHKGRLGVLNDGFMFKCPINLVRKILNPKCPLLDSLKNEWPFEMAAGMNGRIWIKANSMRESIALGNAILGAEFLSDSDIKKMCNNIAAILAGHVS, from the exons atgaaagtatCAGTTGGCGACGTAGTCCTACCGGGCGATTATTGCGAAGAAATCTCACCAAAAGATGAAAAGTCGCGCGTAGTAATTGGCCCGGGTTTACGAAAAGAGGTTGATCATGTTTATATAACAAAAGCAGGTATTCTAAAGAAAAAGAATCCCCACACGTACTGGATAGACAGTTATCAGAAGAGATATGTGCCGATAAGAGGCGAGAACGTCATAGGTATTGTTACTCAAAAAGCTGGTGATATATTTAGAGTCGATATTGGCGGGAGTACCACAGCCGCCTTGTCGTTTTTGTCTTTTGAAGGAGCTACTAAAAAGAACAGACCAGAATTACAG GTTGGAGACATAATTTATGCTAAACTGGTAATAGCAAGCAAAGACATGGAGCCTGAACTAGTGTGTGTCGATTCCTTTGGGCATAAAGGTCGACTGGGCGTATTAAATGATGGATTTATGTTCAAGTGCCCTATAAACCTTGTCAGGAAGATCCTAAACCCCAAGTGTCCACTGCTAGATTCTCTAAAGAATGAGTGGCCGTTTGAAATGGCTGCTGGCATGAATGGTAGGATATGGATCAAAGCAAATTCAATGAGGGAATCCATAGCTTTGGGCAATGCCATTCTAGGAGCTGAGTTTTTGAGTGActctgatattaaaaaaatgtgtaataaCATTGCTGCAATTCTAGCTGGACATGTTTCATAA